The Candidatus Margulisiibacteriota bacterium genomic sequence TCGCACCTTCGGCAACTAGATAGCAACCATTATCTAGCAATGTTTGTGCCGCTGTAACATCAATCTCATTTTGCGTGGCACAAGGAAAGGCAGCGTCGCATTTTATTCCCCAGGGGTTTTCACATGGATAATATGTAGCGTGTTTAAATTCACAGGCATATTCTTTAATTCTGCCTCTTCTCACATTTTTAAGCTCCTTAATAAAGGCTAATTTGCATTCATCAATACCTTTGGGATCATAAATAAACCCATCAGAATCAGAAACAGTAACAACTTTAGCTCCAAATTCATTAAGTTTCTCAATAGTGTATTGAGCAACATTACCAGAACCAGAAACCACACAGATTTTACCTTCGAAATTTTCACATCTTGTACGAAGCATCTCTTGAGCAAAATAAACAACGCCATAACCCGTTGCCTCTGGTCGAATTAAAGAGCCACCCCAACTAAGAGACTTTCCTGTCAAAACTCCGGTAAATTCATTTTGTAATCTTTTGTACTGACCATACATAAAACCAATTTCTCTTGCTCCAACACCAATATCTCCAGCTGGAACATCTGTGTTGTGTCCGATATGACGAAACAACTCAGTCATAAAGCTTTGGCAAAAAGCCATAATTTCATTATCTGACTTTCCTTTAGGGTTAAAATCAGAACCACCTTTTCCTCCACCAATTGGCAGAGTAGTTAGCGAGTTTTTAAAAATTTGTTCAAAAGCAAGAAACTTTAGAACGCTTAGATTAACAGAAGGATGAAACCTAATCCCGCCTTTATATGGGCCAATTGCACTGTTAAATTGGATTCTGTATCCTCTATTAACTTGAATCTCACCTTGGTCATCAACCCAAGGAACCCTAAACATAATAACTCTTTCCGGCTCAATAAGTCTTTCCATAATCTTATTTTTTTCAAATTCTGGATGCAAATCAAAAACTGGCGCTATAGACTCTAAAACCTCATTAACTGCTTGTAAAAACTCTGTTTCATGAGGGTTTTTTTCGGCTACTTCTTTCATGATCCTGCTGATATATTTTGAACTCATTTCTATTCCTTTCTTTTTTCTAAAATTAAGACCTATTTAATTAGTGAAGTTTATCTTAATTATTTTTCTATATCAAGAAAAAAACTTTTAACAAATATTACTCTTTAAGGTAATCGATTTTTTTGCCAGCCAACCTGATCCCAGCAGTGGGACAATTTTTAACAACTTCTTGATAAGCAGTGGCATCAATATTTTTCATAGCTTCATTAAAAGGTGGTTTTACTCTAGACGAGAATCCTCTGTTAATTAGACCAAGCATTTTATTGTTTTTGTTGGCTTCTGCAACTCTAATACAAGAGGCACAATTAATACATTTATCTTCTTCAAGAACAACATCTTTTTGACTCTTGTCTTTAGCATAAGTTCTATTTTCACCAGCAAACATTTGAGTCTCAACATCATAAATCTCGCAGTATTCTTTTAACTTACAATCATTTATCTCTACGCAACCACATGATAAGCAACGTTCCGCCTCCGCTTGAATCATTGTTTCAGGAGAAGTTAATTCGATAGAAGAAAAAGATGCTTTTCTCTTTTCTTGAGATAACTGAGGAATTTTCATTCTTGGTACTTTGGCATATTCCGCAAACATCTGGTCTGGAAGTTCGTTTAATTCTCCAGTGACAGAACTAAAAAGAGGTTTCTCTCCAGTCACTATCTCGCTTTTTAGATATTGGTCTATAGAAAAAGCACTTTTTCTGCCAGCAGCAACAGCGGTGACAACTAAATCTGGGCCGCTAACACAATCTCCTGCAGCGAAAATCTTAGGGTTTTTGGTTTGATAAGTTTTCTTATCGATTTCCAAGGTGCCCCGTTTCGATATTAATTCTGAAGCAACAAAAGAGGCCTCTACTTTTTGCCCAATAGCCATAACCATCGTATCGGCTGTCAGCACATATTCACTTCCTGAAATTGGAAAAGGCTTTCTTCTACCAGTATTATCTGGTTCACTTAACCCCATTTTAATACAAGTTACTTTTAATTTACCCTCAACTTCTTCACACTTAATTGGCGCTGAAAGAAACTGAAAGACCACGCCTTCTTCGACTGCTTCCTCAATTTCATCTTTGCCTGGCATTTCTTCTTCGCTTCTACGATAAATAACGGTTGTCTTGGTACCTGTTCTCACAGCTGTTCTAGCTGCATCCATTGCAGTATGTCCGCCACCGACAATCAGAGAATTAGCTCCTAAGGCAATCGGTGTATGTTTGGCAGTTTTTTCTAAATATTCTACAGCAGAAATGACTTTGACGGAGGATTCTCCCGGAATATCCATAGATGTAGATGTTTGAGCTCCAATTGCAATCAGCACTGCATCAGATTTATTTAAAATTTCTTCGAACTTAATGTCTTTACCAATTGTAGTGTTGTAGAACATTTTAACGCCTAATTGTTCAACAATAGCATCTAACTCAGTATCAATAATATCTTCAGGCAATCTATAATAAGGGATTCCATATCTAGTCATGCCACCATGTTTAGGATGCGCCTCATAGACAGTAACCTCGTGACCTTCTAGCGCTAAATAATAAGCCGCACTCATCCCAGTTGGGCCAGCGCCAATAATTGTAATTTTTTTGTCGGTTTTAGCTTGTTTCGATGGTAAAAATGGTCCACCCTGTTCGATTTCTTTGTCAGAAATATATCTTTTTTGGATCCTGATACTAACTGCTTCGTCTACTCTATTTCTTCTGCATACTTTTTCGCAAGGAGCAGGACAAACTCTACCTAACATATTTGGCATGGGAGCTTTTTTTCGAATAAGCTGAGCTGCCTCTTGGTATTTTCCTTCTTTTTCTAAAGCTAAAAATCCTTGAATATTTATATTTGCTGGACAACCTTCTAAGCTACAGGGAGCAACACAATCTCCAAAGTGGTCAGACATTAATAACTCTAATGCCATCTTTCTAATTCCACGAATTCTGTCGTTCTCTGTCTCAACAATCATTCCGTCCATACAACCTGTAGAACAAGCAGGATAAATCCCTGCTCTACCATTCGTAACTTCTACAACACACACAAAGCAACTACCATAAGGCTCTAATTCTTTCACGTGACAAAGTGTTGGTATAAATATTTCGTTTTTAGTGCAAACGTCTAAAATTGTTTGCCCCTCTTTAAATTGATATTCCTTACTGTTTATTGTTATTCTACCCATTTTTCACCTTCCAACCCTTAACGCCTATTTCGACAAACTCAGCACATAGACCAAGGGAAACTTTTTTATTTCCTCAAGACTGCATCCACTGGGCAAACTGCTTCACAATTTCCACACTTAATGCACTTCTCTTGATGAATAAAATGTGGCTTTTTAAGTTCTCCTGAAATTGTATCAACAGGACAATTTTTCGCACATTTTGTACAACCAATACACTTATCTTGGTCAATTGTATATGTAACCAAAGCTTTACACGCACCCGTAGAACATTTGTTTTCCTTGATATGTTCGAGGTACTCATTCTCAAAGTATCTTAATGTAGTCATTACTGGGTTTGGAGCTGTCTTACCAAGAGCGCACAACGAAGCTACTCCAACATTCTTCGCCAAAGCTTGCAGTTTGTTAAGTTCCTCAAGACTTGATTTTCCCTCTGTCATTCTAGTGAGTATTTCTAACATCCTTTTTGTTCCAATTCTACAAAAAGTACATTTTCCACAAGACTCACTCTGAATAAA encodes the following:
- a CDS encoding FAD-dependent oxidoreductase, whose protein sequence is MGRITINSKEYQFKEGQTILDVCTKNEIFIPTLCHVKELEPYGSCFVCVVEVTNGRAGIYPACSTGCMDGMIVETENDRIRGIRKMALELLMSDHFGDCVAPCSLEGCPANINIQGFLALEKEGKYQEAAQLIRKKAPMPNMLGRVCPAPCEKVCRRNRVDEAVSIRIQKRYISDKEIEQGGPFLPSKQAKTDKKITIIGAGPTGMSAAYYLALEGHEVTVYEAHPKHGGMTRYGIPYYRLPEDIIDTELDAIVEQLGVKMFYNTTIGKDIKFEEILNKSDAVLIAIGAQTSTSMDIPGESSVKVISAVEYLEKTAKHTPIALGANSLIVGGGHTAMDAARTAVRTGTKTTVIYRRSEEEMPGKDEIEEAVEEGVVFQFLSAPIKCEEVEGKLKVTCIKMGLSEPDNTGRRKPFPISGSEYVLTADTMVMAIGQKVEASFVASELISKRGTLEIDKKTYQTKNPKIFAAGDCVSGPDLVVTAVAAGRKSAFSIDQYLKSEIVTGEKPLFSSVTGELNELPDQMFAEYAKVPRMKIPQLSQEKRKASFSSIELTSPETMIQAEAERCLSCGCVEINDCKLKEYCEIYDVETQMFAGENRTYAKDKSQKDVVLEEDKCINCASCIRVAEANKNNKMLGLINRGFSSRVKPPFNEAMKNIDATAYQEVVKNCPTAGIRLAGKKIDYLKE
- the gdhA gene encoding NADP-specific glutamate dehydrogenase, which codes for MSSKYISRIMKEVAEKNPHETEFLQAVNEVLESIAPVFDLHPEFEKNKIMERLIEPERVIMFRVPWVDDQGEIQVNRGYRIQFNSAIGPYKGGIRFHPSVNLSVLKFLAFEQIFKNSLTTLPIGGGKGGSDFNPKGKSDNEIMAFCQSFMTELFRHIGHNTDVPAGDIGVGAREIGFMYGQYKRLQNEFTGVLTGKSLSWGGSLIRPEATGYGVVYFAQEMLRTRCENFEGKICVVSGSGNVAQYTIEKLNEFGAKVVTVSDSDGFIYDPKGIDECKLAFIKELKNVRRGRIKEYACEFKHATYYPCENPWGIKCDAAFPCATQNEIDVTAAQTLLDNGCYLVAEGANMPTCQEGVNAFIKAGILYGPGKAANAGGVATSALEMSQNSLRLSWCRSEVDQKLQAIMVSIHNTAYETAAKYGCPGNYVVGSNIAGFLK